TAAAAGATGAAATAATGCCAAAATATGCTGAGCTAATTTATAATGGATTTTGGTTTGCACCTGAGAGAGTTGCACTTCAAGAGCTTATAAATAAAACTCAAAAAAATGTGGAAGGGACAGTTAGACTTAAATTATATAAAGGTAATGTAAGTGTTGTTGGAAGAAAATCTCCAAAATCACTATTTAGTCCTGAGTTTGCTACATTTGAAGAAGATAGCGTTTATAATCAAAAAGATGCAGAAGGATTTATTAAACTTAATGCTCTAAGATTTATTATTGAAGGATATATAGGAAATAAAAAATGATAGAAAACATAATTGCAATAATTTCAACCTTATTTTTTAGTATTATTCTTTTTCATGATAAAATAGATAATTCTCCTTTGTGGAGAGCTACTGCTATTCCTCTTGCTTCAATTATTGGAAGCGGATTTTTAGTAGTGGCTCCACTTTTATATTTTGAAGTTGGAAGTTATTCTCCTTTTGCTATGGCTTTTTTAGTTATTTTAGCTTATATGATTGGAAGTGCGATAAGATATAATATTTTAGAAGTCGAAGATAGATTAAAAAATAACTCCTTAAATAAAATTTCTCTTACTTTTGAAAGACTCTCAGATATTGCTCTTGCATTTGCATATGTAGTAAGTGTTACATATTATTTATCACTTTTTGGTGATTTTTCACTAAGAGGTATTCATATTGTAAATGAAACACTATCTAAAATAATAGCCACTTCTTTAATTATTTTTATTGCTTTTTATGGAGCACATAGGAAATTTAATTTCTTAGCAAAATTTGAGAGTTTAAAACTTGCAATAATTTTAGGATTTTTAGTAACTTTAATCTTTGGAAATATAAAAGCTTATTATGAAGGCATATGGCATTTACCTGAATATAAAAACTTTTCAACTCATTCATTAATGGTAGTCCTTGGAATGTTAATTGTAGTTCAAGGATTTGAAACAAGTAGATATTTAGGAGATAAGTTTGATAAAGTCCTTAGAGTAAAATCAATGAAACTTGCTCAAATTATTTCAGGAAGTATTTATATTACTTATATCTTTTTAATGCTTTATTTTTTTGCCAAATATCCTTTGCCAAAACAAGGTCTTGATAGTGCAATAATAACATTTTCTAAACATATAGCAACTATTTTGCCACTACTTCTTTTAAGTTTATCTTTAATTGCTCAATTTGATGCAGCAGTGGCTGATGCACAAGGTGGAAATGGATTATTTAAAGAACTTATTGAAAAATATATACCAAAATTTAAATTTAAAGATATTGGATATATAATAATTGCAACTTTTGGATTATTTATAATATGGACTTCAAATATTTATGAAATAATAACTTATGCTTCAAAAGCTTTTGCAATTTATTATTTTTTACAAACTATGGTAGCAAGTTTTACTGCTTTAAAACATAATAAAGATTATCTTAAATTTATCTATTTTTCATTTGTTGGAAGTATTGCTTTAAGTGTTGTTATTTTTGGAGTCCCTGCAAGTGGTTAGGCTAAACCTTAGCCCTAATTAAAACCCTCAGCCTCCTCCACAACTCATAAGAAACTGCGTTAATTCATCATCTTCATTTAAATCTTTATCTCCATTTAAAACTAACACATTTCCATTATGAATAAGAGTAATTTTAAACTCTATATCTTCTTTTAGTGAATTAGTAGTTGAGCAATATTTTTTAAGCGAACTTCTTACAAAATTCATTACTTCCTCATCAGTAGCATCAGAATAGATATGATAAGTTAATGAAATTTTTGTAAAAATTCTTGGATACTCTTCTCTTCTATCATATTCTACTTCTAATTCAAAATCACTTAGTTTATCTTTTAAAAAATCGACTATATCATAAGCAGTGCATCCTGCCATACCTGTTATAAAAAGCTCAATTGGAGAATATTCTTTTGGATTTATAGTAATTTTACTTTTTTCATTTTCAGCTTCAAAAATAAAATTACCCTTATGTTTAATTGTAATCATTAAACTCCTTTTTGGTGCTATACTATCGAAAAATAGTGAAAAATAAATTAATTTATATCTTTTAATAACTCTTTTACTTCTTCATCACTTAATTGATGAAAATCTTTATACCATTGTCCTACACTCATAAACATAGGTGGTGTATGTAATATTTCTAAATGATGGGAAACACTTTTTAACATATTTAAAATACTCTCATCCATTGGTCCAACAGGTGAAGCTATTATAATACTTCTTGGATGTTCTCTTACTACACTTTGAGCGGCAAGATACATACTTGCCCCGGTTGCAATACCATCATCAACTATAATTACATCTTTACCTTCAAGAGGAATTGGCTTAATTTTATAAATTCCTCTTTTTTTTGCCATATCATTTATTTTTTCTATTGCTTTTTGTCTAATATACTCTTCATCAACATTAACTCCAAGAAGTGCTAATTTCTCAATAGCATCTTTATTAATAAAAACTTGGCCACTCTCACTTACACTTCCTATTGCAGTCTCTTCACTTAAAGGAGAAGGTATTTTTTTAACAAACAGTAAATCAAGTGGTGCATTAAGCGCTTTTGCAATCTCTACACCAACAGGCACTCCGCCTCTTGGCAAGGCTAAAACAACAGGGTCTTTAATTTTTCCTTCTTCTTGTAACTTTTTAAGTCTTTTAGCAAGTAATTTACCTGCTTCAAATCTATCTTTAAAAATCATTTTTAGCCTTTTTATTTAAATTATATCAAATTTGTTAAATTAATCTTTTTGTATTATAATTCCAAATTATAGAAACTATAATTTATAAATGGGAGGGGATTATGAAAGAAATCCTATTAAAAATCACATCAAGCAAAATAAATTATTATTTAAGTTTATTAACAGATTTATTAACAGCAGTTATTTTTCTAAGTTTAAGTTTATATTATTCAAAAGATATTTTTGCAAGTTTAGCTTTATTTGTAGTAGGTGTAATATTTTTTACATTTTTAGAATATGCTGTTCATGCTTGGCTTTTTCATAAAAATCACCCACTAAAAATTTTTATTGAAGGACATGCAAATCATCATAGAAATCCTTTTAGTTATGATGCAATGCCATTTTTTATGTCATTATTAATTGCATCAGTTTTTGCATATTTACTTCATTTTATAATGCCATTGCCTGATGCATTAGCAATAGTTGGAGGAATGACACTTGGATATTTTAATTATGGAATAATGCATCATATCATGCATAGAGTTGAATTTAAAGATGGCTATTGGAGATATATGCAAGAATTTCACTTTGTCCATCACAAAAAACCAAAAATGAACCACGGAGTAACAACTGATATCTGGGATAGAGTATTTGGTACATATTATGTTTGGAGTGAAGAAGATTTAAAAGGAATTGAAAAATTAAAAAGAGTTGATGAAAAAAGACCTCTAAAAGCTATTTTTGATTTAATATAACTTTTTGATAAAGCTCTTCTAAAATAATTTTATAATTAACTTCTCCTTGTTCAACTTTATCCATAATCTCTTCTAAAAATGCAGTATATTCTTCATCTAAAAACTCTTTATATTCACTATTAAATACTCTATCAATTACCTTAAATCCAAGTTTTGTAGCAAAAAGATATCCATTTTTTTCAACTATATATTTTCTATCAAGTAACTTTTCAATAGTAATCGCATAAGTTGAAGGTCTTCCTATTCCTTTTTGCTTCATAAGTTCAATTATATCTGCATAAGTATATGGAGGATATTTGGATTTTTGAAGTTTTAGTTTTTCTATTTTCTTTTTGCCTTCATTTACATTATACACCTTAATAGGATAAATCAAATTAAAACCATCTTCAATAATTTTAGTAATAAACTCTTCATTTTTACCTAAAATATCATAAGTTTCTTTTAAAACTTTTGCTTCTTTCATTTGAGAGGCTATAAACTTTCTAAAAATTAAATCATACAATTTTATATGCTCATTATTTAATTCTAAATTTTTAAACGCAATAAAACTTCTTAAATCTTCACTATCTATTGAAGAAGTAGGTCTTATTGCTTCATGTGCACCCCCTTCTTCAAAACTTCTAAGTTTTATAAACTCTTCACCAAAATTTTCTTTTATATACTCTTTTGCAATACTCATACCAAGAGATGAAATTCTATGAGAATCAGTTCTATGATATGTTATAAGCCCATTTTCAAATAACTCTTGTGCAAGTTGCATTGTCTTTTGAGGAGAAAATCTAAGTTTTATTGAGGCTTCTTTTAATAATTCTGAGGTATTAAAAGGTTTTTCTAATAGAGATTCTTCTTTTGAAGAAATTTTTTTAATTTCAATATATTCTCCTAAACTATTATAAAAATTCTCAGCCTCTTTTTTATCTTCAAACTCAAAATCGACTTTTATCTCATCAAAAATAATTCTGACTATATAAATCTTTTCTTTTAATTTTGATGTCCTCTCACAAATCCACTTTAAAACAGGAGTTTGAACTCTTCCTGCTGATAAATGAGCATTTTTTAGAAGTTTTTGTAAATATAAAGAAACCTTAAAACCAATCCACCTATCTGCAATTCTTCTAACAAATTGAGAAGCAACTAAATTTAAATCAACTTCTCTTGGATTTTTTATAGCATCTTCAAAAGCATATTTAGTAATTTCGTGAAACTCAGCCCTTTTTATATTTAAATTAAATGGTTTATTATTCAAAGTTAAATCAAACGCAATTTTTTCACCTTCTCTATCTGGGTCAGTTGCGATATAAACTTCTTCTACTTCACTTGATGTTAAATTTAATGCTTTTAAAATATTGTCTTTTTCACCTAAAACTTTAAAAATTGGAATATACTTTTTAATAACTCCAAAATCTCCTTCATCTTCTACTAAATCAAAATCGTGCCCTACACTTGCTGCAATAACTAAATTTCTATCTTCAAGTAATATCTCATATACACTAACTCCATTTATAATTCTTCTTGATGGTTTTCCAAAAAAACTGCTAATTGTTTTTGCTTTTGTTGGAGATTCTACTACTACAAATGAAGTTTTAAGTTTTATCTCTTTTTTTATTTTTCTACTCTCCTCAACTTCTTCTAAAATCTCTTCTAAATTAACCTCATCTACTCTTTTAAACTGAGCTTCACTAAACCATTTAAGTTTTTTTTGTAAAGAAAAAAATGCTTTTTTATTATCTACTAAAACTAAACTTAGCCCTTTTGTTAAATGCCCATTAAAAAATCTACTACTTCTTCCACTTGCTTGAATATACCCTGTAATATCAGCTGTAATTATTTTTTCTCCATCAAAACTAATTTCAGGAGAATTTTTAATCTCATTTTCGTATTTTTTAATAAGAATTTTAATTTTTGTAGAGATTAATCTAAGTTTTTCTTCTATTTTTGGATGTAAAATAGTATAAAAAACATACTTTTTCATAAAATTTATATAATTTTGAAATTCTATTGCTTCTTTTTTATCTAAAAGATTGTTTTTCATTAAATAAGGAAAAACACTAAGTAAAATTAAATATAAACTCCTAAAATTATCCTCATTTAGATTAAATTCCATTTTAGGGACGCCTACAAAAAGAGTATATCTAATAGCTTGTGGCAAATCAATTCCTCTTGCAAGAGGATTTCTATAACTTGCAAAACCTACAAAATAACACTCTCCTTTTTTAAACTCATCAATATGGTCGTTAAACTCTTCATAAGAATAAGCTTTTATTCCTTTATTATTTAAAAATTCTAAATACTCATAAAGTTTTTCTTTTGTTTCATTTCCAGGTAAAAATAAAAGCCCACCAATTCCTAATTTTTTTATCCACTCGATAGATAATTCCCAAGAAAATTTTTCATCAAATAAGTCTTCAATATTTCTTAAAGTTAAATTTGGCCTACTAACTTCAAAACCAAGAAGATATTTAAAAAGTAAAATTCTTTTTGATTTTGGATTTGCAGTGGCTGATGAAACTATTAAATTTCCTCTTTTTTTCTTCGCAATTTCACTAATTTTTTCATACTCTTTTTTATTAATTAACTCCATTGCTTTTTGCAAATCTTCTTCATTAAATCCAAGCAAACCTAAAATATCATCTATCTTTTTCCCACTTTTTAAAATAGAATCAACATCATCAACAAAAACTAAATCAAAATTTTTATTAATTAATTTTTTATTTTTATATAAAAATTGTGTTGTAGTTATCAAAATATTATATTCACCATTTTTTATTTTCTCTTTTTCATTTTTTTTACCAGTATAAGCTAAAACCTCTATTCCCCATAACTTAAATCTCTCAATAGCTTGGCTTACAAGAAGTTTTGTTGGAAAAATAATATAAGAATTATTAACAAAAGCTGAGAGCAAAAGTCCAAATGTTGTTTTTCCAATTCCTGTTGGGGCAAGAAGAGAAAAAGAGTTATCTAAAAAATACCTCTTAGCCCACATTTTTTGAATAGAATTTAAAGTACTACCTGTTTTTTCTTTAAAGAAATTATTAAATTCTTCTAATTTCTTATTAGCTTCACAAAATTTTTTAAAATTTAATAACTCATTACAGTTCTCTAAATTTTCAATCTCTTGCATACATTTATCGCAAAACTCCCCTCTACTTAATCTAAGTGATGTTA
This Caminibacter mediatlanticus TB-2 DNA region includes the following protein-coding sequences:
- a CDS encoding OsmC family protein, which produces MITIKHKGNFIFEAENEKSKITINPKEYSPIELFITGMAGCTAYDIVDFLKDKLSDFELEVEYDRREEYPRIFTKISLTYHIYSDATDEEVMNFVRSSLKKYCSTTNSLKEDIEFKITLIHNGNVLVLNGDKDLNEDDELTQFLMSCGGG
- a CDS encoding phosphoribosyltransferase is translated as MIFKDRFEAGKLLAKRLKKLQEEGKIKDPVVLALPRGGVPVGVEIAKALNAPLDLLFVKKIPSPLSEETAIGSVSESGQVFINKDAIEKLALLGVNVDEEYIRQKAIEKINDMAKKRGIYKIKPIPLEGKDVIIVDDGIATGASMYLAAQSVVREHPRSIIIASPVGPMDESILNMLKSVSHHLEILHTPPMFMSVGQWYKDFHQLSDEEVKELLKDIN
- a CDS encoding sterol desaturase family protein, with the translated sequence MKEILLKITSSKINYYLSLLTDLLTAVIFLSLSLYYSKDIFASLALFVVGVIFFTFLEYAVHAWLFHKNHPLKIFIEGHANHHRNPFSYDAMPFFMSLLIASVFAYLLHFIMPLPDALAIVGGMTLGYFNYGIMHHIMHRVEFKDGYWRYMQEFHFVHHKKPKMNHGVTTDIWDRVFGTYYVWSEEDLKGIEKLKRVDEKRPLKAIFDLI
- the rgy gene encoding reverse gyrase, whose amino-acid sequence is MLEAIYKNRCVRCLGDITSLRLSRGEFCDKCMQEIENLENCNELLNFKKFCEANKKLEEFNNFFKEKTGSTLNSIQKMWAKRYFLDNSFSLLAPTGIGKTTFGLLLSAFVNNSYIIFPTKLLVSQAIERFKLWGIEVLAYTGKKNEKEKIKNGEYNILITTTQFLYKNKKLINKNFDLVFVDDVDSILKSGKKIDDILGLLGFNEEDLQKAMELINKKEYEKISEIAKKKRGNLIVSSATANPKSKRILLFKYLLGFEVSRPNLTLRNIEDLFDEKFSWELSIEWIKKLGIGGLLFLPGNETKEKLYEYLEFLNNKGIKAYSYEEFNDHIDEFKKGECYFVGFASYRNPLARGIDLPQAIRYTLFVGVPKMEFNLNEDNFRSLYLILLSVFPYLMKNNLLDKKEAIEFQNYINFMKKYVFYTILHPKIEEKLRLISTKIKILIKKYENEIKNSPEISFDGEKIITADITGYIQASGRSSRFFNGHLTKGLSLVLVDNKKAFFSLQKKLKWFSEAQFKRVDEVNLEEILEEVEESRKIKKEIKLKTSFVVVESPTKAKTISSFFGKPSRRIINGVSVYEILLEDRNLVIAASVGHDFDLVEDEGDFGVIKKYIPIFKVLGEKDNILKALNLTSSEVEEVYIATDPDREGEKIAFDLTLNNKPFNLNIKRAEFHEITKYAFEDAIKNPREVDLNLVASQFVRRIADRWIGFKVSLYLQKLLKNAHLSAGRVQTPVLKWICERTSKLKEKIYIVRIIFDEIKVDFEFEDKKEAENFYNSLGEYIEIKKISSKEESLLEKPFNTSELLKEASIKLRFSPQKTMQLAQELFENGLITYHRTDSHRISSLGMSIAKEYIKENFGEEFIKLRSFEEGGAHEAIRPTSSIDSEDLRSFIAFKNLELNNEHIKLYDLIFRKFIASQMKEAKVLKETYDILGKNEEFITKIIEDGFNLIYPIKVYNVNEGKKKIEKLKLQKSKYPPYTYADIIELMKQKGIGRPSTYAITIEKLLDRKYIVEKNGYLFATKLGFKVIDRVFNSEYKEFLDEEYTAFLEEIMDKVEQGEVNYKIILEELYQKVILNQK